A section of the Streptomyces sp. Je 1-369 genome encodes:
- a CDS encoding TIGR03557 family F420-dependent LLM class oxidoreductase, translating into MKIGYKLAAEAFGPSELVRQAVLAERAGFDFVEISDHYHPWLDNQGHSPFAWTVLGSIAAKTERIELATGVTCPTVRYHPAIIAQAAATLALLSEGRFVLGLGSGERLNEHVTGVGFPDTVAIRHEMLREALEIIRLLWSGGYRSYEGKHLRLADARVFDLPEKLPLIAVAASGKPSTRLAAELGDGLFATEEKPEIVQQYRDAGGDGPRYAEVPMAWAPDEHAGAKAALETSRWALTGWKVMSELPNPVNFDAATTTVREEDILEKFACGTDPARFVEVAQKFVDAGFDRLVMQNAGPDPDGFIDFYERELDGRMRQLRPNGGKG; encoded by the coding sequence ATGAAGATCGGCTACAAACTGGCAGCCGAGGCGTTCGGCCCCTCGGAACTGGTGCGGCAGGCGGTTCTCGCCGAGCGAGCGGGTTTTGACTTCGTGGAGATCAGCGATCACTACCACCCCTGGCTGGACAATCAGGGGCACTCGCCGTTCGCCTGGACGGTACTCGGCAGCATCGCGGCCAAGACGGAGCGGATCGAGCTGGCGACCGGCGTGACGTGCCCGACGGTGCGCTACCACCCGGCGATCATCGCTCAGGCCGCCGCCACCCTGGCCCTGCTGTCGGAGGGCCGCTTCGTGCTCGGCCTCGGCTCGGGCGAACGTCTCAACGAGCACGTCACCGGCGTCGGCTTCCCGGACACCGTCGCCATCCGGCACGAGATGCTCAGGGAAGCGCTGGAGATCATCCGGTTGCTGTGGAGCGGTGGATACCGGTCCTACGAGGGAAAGCATCTGCGCCTCGCGGACGCCCGGGTGTTCGACCTGCCGGAGAAGCTGCCCCTGATCGCGGTGGCCGCGAGCGGCAAGCCCTCGACGCGGCTCGCCGCGGAGCTGGGCGACGGCCTGTTCGCGACCGAGGAGAAGCCGGAGATCGTCCAGCAGTACCGGGACGCCGGCGGTGACGGCCCGCGGTACGCGGAGGTGCCGATGGCGTGGGCTCCCGACGAGCACGCCGGCGCGAAGGCCGCCCTGGAGACGTCGCGCTGGGCGCTGACCGGGTGGAAGGTCATGAGTGAGCTGCCCAACCCGGTCAACTTCGACGCCGCGACGACGACCGTCAGGGAGGAAGACATCCTGGAGAAGTTCGCCTGCGGTACCGATCCCGCACGGTTCGTCGAGGTGGCGCAGAAGTTCGTGGACGCGGGCTTCGACCGGCTGGTCATGCAGAACGCCGGGCCCGATCCCGACGGGTTCATCGACTTCTACGAGCGCGAGCTCGACGGACGCATGCGGCAGCTGCGCCCGAACGGCGGCAAAGGCTGA
- a CDS encoding ferredoxin reductase — translation MPALPALASKLLTAASWLTSPRTPDDYLGLIDPLLGARFPVARVTAVRPETSDAATLTLRPGRGRSGHVAGQYLPVGVEMDGVRHWRTYSLTSVPGRKDGVLTITVKAAPGGTVSPHLVHRTSPGTVLRLGPAQGDFVLPERLPPRILWVTAGSGITPVMGMLRTLVLRRPPHPDVVLVHSAPTARDSIFRSELHALRRALPWLAYHERHTTRDGRLAPEDLERLCPDWRRREAWACGPAALLDTVESHWHREKLDGQLHVERFRLTPVLPRDLEAASHNPVVFARTGKEVTADAATPLLAVGESAGVEMRYGCRRGICFGCLTPLTYGRVRDLRTGELREPHGQLIQTCVSAAAGPLALDA, via the coding sequence ATGCCGGCGTTACCGGCTCTCGCGAGCAAGCTGCTGACCGCCGCCTCCTGGCTGACCAGCCCGCGCACCCCGGACGACTACCTCGGATTGATCGATCCCCTCCTCGGCGCCCGCTTTCCGGTGGCGCGGGTGACGGCTGTGCGTCCGGAGACCTCGGATGCCGCCACGCTCACGCTCCGGCCCGGCCGGGGCCGGTCGGGGCACGTCGCAGGGCAGTACCTTCCGGTCGGCGTGGAGATGGACGGCGTACGGCACTGGCGGACGTACTCCCTCACGTCGGTGCCGGGGCGGAAGGACGGAGTCCTGACGATCACCGTCAAGGCGGCGCCCGGCGGGACGGTCTCCCCGCACCTGGTTCACCGGACGTCTCCGGGAACGGTCCTTCGTCTCGGCCCGGCGCAGGGCGATTTCGTCCTCCCGGAGCGACTTCCGCCCCGCATCCTGTGGGTCACCGCGGGCAGCGGCATCACCCCGGTCATGGGCATGCTGCGCACGCTCGTGCTCCGACGGCCCCCGCACCCCGATGTGGTGCTCGTGCACAGCGCGCCCACGGCCCGTGACAGCATCTTCCGTTCCGAACTGCACGCGTTGCGGCGGGCGTTGCCCTGGCTGGCGTACCACGAGCGGCACACCACGCGCGACGGCAGGCTCGCACCGGAGGATCTGGAACGGCTCTGCCCCGACTGGCGGCGGCGTGAGGCCTGGGCCTGCGGGCCGGCCGCCCTGCTCGACACGGTGGAGAGCCACTGGCACAGGGAGAAGCTCGACGGACAACTCCATGTGGAGCGCTTCCGGCTCACCCCGGTCCTGCCACGGGACCTCGAAGCCGCCTCCCACAACCCGGTGGTCTTCGCCCGGACCGGCAAGGAGGTCACCGCGGACGCGGCCACCCCGCTTCTTGCCGTCGGCGAGTCGGCGGGTGTGGAGATGCGGTACGGATGCCGACGCGGCATCTGCTTCGGCTGTCTCACGCCACTGACGTACGGCCGGGTGCGGGACCTGCGTACCGGCGAACTCCGCGAACCCCACGGCCAGTTGATCCAGACCTGCGTGTCGGCGGCAGCCGGACCGCTGGCCCTCGACGCCTAG
- a CDS encoding DUF5994 family protein produces the protein MTLTPRPPLFSPPAVRLRLAPESAQGGALRRINGVWWPHSPDLVSELPGLFAELPSAWGQITSVLVDETVWSPFPGRVRVADQVVRLRRTTAQRAPSTVCLLAPGRGRWDLLVVPPAAADAEVGRLMESMACPLEDRSEGR, from the coding sequence GTGACGCTCACTCCCCGGCCCCCGCTCTTCTCACCTCCCGCCGTACGACTGCGCCTGGCGCCCGAGTCGGCGCAGGGCGGCGCGCTCCGGCGCATCAACGGCGTCTGGTGGCCCCACTCGCCCGATCTGGTCTCCGAACTCCCCGGGCTGTTCGCCGAACTTCCGTCCGCCTGGGGGCAGATCACCAGTGTCCTCGTGGACGAGACCGTATGGTCGCCGTTCCCAGGCCGGGTGCGCGTCGCCGACCAAGTGGTGCGCCTGCGCCGGACGACCGCTCAGCGCGCCCCGTCCACCGTCTGCCTCCTGGCCCCCGGCCGTGGCCGGTGGGACCTGCTGGTGGTGCCACCCGCCGCCGCGGACGCGGAGGTCGGGCGACTGATGGAGAGCATGGCCTGCCCTTTGGAGGACCGTTCGGAGGGCCGTTAG
- a CDS encoding fatty acid desaturase family protein — MTETPEFGEEFGAELDRIRSEVIAARGAEEAHYIRTVIATQRGLEAGGRIALAVSLLPPAWVAGTVMLSAAKILENMELGHNILHGQWDWMGDPAIHSATWEWDFLAPAEAWKHTHNHLHHTWTNVVDRDRDLGYVIFRMSGDQRWLPHHAAQPLYNFVLAPLFEWGIALYDLEPDAVAAGRKTWRSLAGDLTGFLGKATRQLTKDYVLFPLLAGPSALPCLLGNLTANTVRNLWSHTIIFCGHFPGDVRTFTEESVEGETRGEWYLRQIQGSANIEGSPLFHVLSGNLSHQIEHHAFPDLPSNRYAEIVPRVRELCEKYGIPYVTGPLLRQYGSTWGRILRFSIP, encoded by the coding sequence ATGACAGAGACCCCGGAGTTCGGCGAGGAGTTCGGTGCCGAGCTCGACCGGATCCGCTCCGAGGTCATCGCCGCGCGCGGTGCCGAAGAGGCCCACTACATCCGTACGGTCATCGCCACCCAGCGCGGCCTGGAGGCGGGCGGCCGGATCGCCCTGGCCGTCTCGCTCCTCCCGCCCGCCTGGGTGGCGGGCACCGTCATGCTCTCCGCCGCCAAGATCCTGGAGAACATGGAGCTCGGCCACAACATCCTGCACGGCCAGTGGGACTGGATGGGCGACCCCGCGATCCACTCGGCCACCTGGGAGTGGGACTTCCTCGCCCCCGCCGAGGCGTGGAAGCACACCCACAACCACCTGCACCACACCTGGACCAACGTCGTCGACCGCGACCGGGACCTCGGATACGTGATCTTCCGGATGAGCGGCGACCAACGCTGGCTCCCGCACCACGCCGCCCAGCCGCTCTACAACTTCGTGCTCGCGCCGCTCTTCGAGTGGGGCATCGCGCTCTACGACCTGGAGCCCGACGCCGTCGCCGCCGGCCGCAAGACGTGGCGCTCCCTCGCCGGCGACCTGACCGGGTTCCTCGGCAAGGCCACCCGCCAGCTCACCAAGGACTACGTGCTCTTCCCGCTGCTCGCGGGCCCCTCGGCCCTGCCCTGCCTGCTGGGCAACCTCACCGCCAACACCGTGCGCAACCTCTGGTCGCACACCATCATCTTCTGCGGCCACTTCCCCGGTGACGTGCGGACCTTCACCGAGGAGTCCGTCGAGGGCGAGACGCGCGGAGAGTGGTACCTGCGGCAGATCCAGGGCTCGGCCAACATCGAGGGAAGCCCGCTCTTCCACGTGCTCAGCGGGAACCTGAGCCACCAGATCGAGCACCACGCCTTCCCCGACCTGCCCAGCAACCGCTACGCCGAGATCGTCCCGCGCGTGCGGGAACTCTGCGAGAAGTACGGCATCCCGTACGTCACCGGACCGCTGTTGCGGCAGTACGGCTCCACCTGGGGACGCATCCTGCGGTTCTCGATTCCGTAG
- a CDS encoding four-helix bundle copper-binding protein, whose amino-acid sequence MSTAVKDMLAAYPADLGGVDRAKLARCIEECVACAQVCTACADACLSEEMVAELTKCIRTDADCADVCAATAAVLSRHTGYDANVTRALLKACATVCKACADECASHSEQHEHCRICAEACRRCEQACNDLLGSLG is encoded by the coding sequence ATGAGCACCGCGGTCAAGGACATGCTCGCCGCCTACCCCGCCGACCTGGGCGGCGTGGACCGCGCCAAGCTCGCCCGGTGCATCGAGGAGTGCGTCGCCTGCGCCCAGGTGTGCACCGCGTGCGCGGACGCCTGTCTGTCGGAGGAGATGGTGGCGGAGCTGACCAAGTGCATCCGCACCGACGCCGACTGCGCCGACGTCTGCGCCGCGACCGCCGCGGTGCTCTCCCGCCACACGGGTTACGACGCGAACGTCACGCGCGCCCTCCTCAAGGCGTGCGCCACCGTCTGCAAGGCCTGCGCCGACGAATGCGCGAGCCACTCCGAGCAGCACGAGCACTGCCGCATCTGTGCCGAAGCGTGCCGCCGCTGCGAGCAGGCGTGCAACGACCTGCTCGGCTCTCTGGGCTGA
- a CDS encoding DUF5994 family protein yields MATVQERPLPSYPLLRLCLAPEGGLPRAIDGAWWPRSFDVVSELPQLFVGLPAAWRDIRSVTVKGSMWHAMPGRMLVANQVVRLHRSPTASAQHMIVLLSPGRGRWDLLVVPPDTPAKAAALIMSSAAAGDLTAPASNVPPPVRLSAAVEAPPVGGTVCAPAESTAGTPA; encoded by the coding sequence ATGGCTACCGTTCAGGAACGTCCGCTTCCCTCCTACCCCCTTCTCCGTCTCTGCCTGGCGCCCGAAGGCGGCCTGCCCCGGGCCATCGACGGGGCGTGGTGGCCGCGGTCGTTCGACGTCGTCTCCGAACTGCCCCAGCTGTTCGTCGGTCTGCCCGCCGCCTGGCGCGACATCCGCAGCGTCACGGTGAAGGGGTCGATGTGGCACGCGATGCCGGGCCGGATGCTCGTGGCCAACCAGGTCGTACGGCTGCACCGGAGTCCGACGGCGTCGGCCCAGCACATGATCGTCCTGCTCAGCCCCGGCCGGGGACGCTGGGACCTGCTGGTCGTGCCCCCGGACACACCGGCGAAAGCGGCGGCACTGATCATGTCGAGTGCCGCGGCCGGCGACCTCACCGCCCCTGCTTCGAACGTTCCCCCGCCGGTACGGCTCTCCGCGGCAGTCGAGGCTCCACCAGTGGGCGGAACAGTCTGCGCACCGGCGGAGTCGACAGCAGGAACACCAGCGTGA
- a CDS encoding DUF5994 family protein — protein sequence MGATEGISHIDFHVVSFSARDEPRTAARAGRRRVRVMSATLYPSLPHSEPVAAPAARVALKDDGASRGLLDGAWWPRSRDLLSELAALIDVLDPLWGRITRVAVNPKYWPIIPRRVPVDGHIVRVGWFTSEIDPHKLLLLSYGAGRWDLLIIPPETEPDAAARLMAAASGHDGPLLTASALIAADARHGAAATGDEPLGPDEAWEYEGGASTLSAAVPPDDRRGRA from the coding sequence GTGGGCGCTACCGAGGGCATTTCGCACATCGACTTCCACGTCGTGTCGTTCTCGGCGAGAGATGAGCCCCGGACCGCCGCACGAGCGGGCCGGAGACGGGTCCGCGTCATGTCGGCGACCTTGTACCCCTCCTTGCCGCACTCCGAGCCCGTCGCAGCCCCGGCCGCGCGCGTCGCCCTGAAGGACGACGGCGCCTCCCGCGGACTCCTGGACGGCGCCTGGTGGCCACGCTCCCGGGACCTGCTGAGCGAACTGGCCGCGCTGATCGACGTGTTGGACCCCTTGTGGGGCCGCATCACCCGCGTCGCCGTCAATCCGAAGTACTGGCCGATCATTCCGCGCAGGGTCCCCGTGGACGGCCACATCGTCAGGGTCGGCTGGTTCACCTCGGAGATCGACCCCCACAAGCTGCTGCTGCTCTCCTACGGCGCCGGGCGCTGGGACCTGCTGATCATCCCTCCGGAGACCGAGCCGGACGCCGCGGCCCGGCTCATGGCCGCCGCGTCCGGGCACGACGGCCCGCTTCTGACGGCGAGCGCGCTCATCGCCGCTGACGCCCGTCACGGCGCCGCCGCGACGGGCGACGAGCCACTGGGCCCGGACGAGGCGTGGGAGTACGAAGGCGGCGCGTCCACCCTGTCCGCCGCCGTTCCGCCTGACGATCGGCGCGGCAGGGCCTGA
- a CDS encoding SRPBCC family protein — MTEYERSRTMPALPEHVFDQAAEVDQMDAWLPRNLHMDAGEPPAVSVHEDRGGQDVSALLRSRPEQLRLEWGTREQGDYAGWLQVAGLDEGTSEVTVHLSFFEASHDPGEEAVHTALDQSLQRLEEQVRLRVDNAAG; from the coding sequence ATGACCGAGTACGAACGTTCGCGCACGATGCCCGCCCTGCCGGAGCACGTCTTCGACCAGGCTGCCGAAGTCGATCAGATGGATGCCTGGCTGCCGCGGAACCTGCACATGGATGCCGGGGAACCGCCCGCCGTGAGCGTGCACGAGGACCGCGGCGGCCAGGACGTCTCCGCCCTGCTGCGCTCCCGGCCCGAACAGCTGCGGCTGGAGTGGGGCACCCGCGAGCAGGGCGACTACGCGGGCTGGCTCCAGGTCGCCGGCCTGGACGAGGGCACCAGCGAGGTCACGGTGCACCTGTCGTTCTTCGAGGCGTCGCACGACCCCGGCGAGGAGGCCGTTCACACCGCCCTGGACCAGAGCCTCCAGCGGCTGGAGGAGCAGGTACGGCTGCGTGTCGACAACGCGGCGGGCTGA
- a CDS encoding acyltransferase family protein produces MAAGGVPDGGEVEGVMRLRMPTPAPLLTARSAQDTRDPFFDNAKFLLIVLVALGHSWEQIVYGTHALQAVHTVVYTFHMPAFILLCGYFSQRFTGRPDQVRRLIEGVLIPYLLFELAYSATNSAVRGEPYVFTPTEPTYLCWFLVALFLWRLSTPLWRAISHPVPIAVLVSLAAGLTTMGYDLALPRVLMFLPWFVLGLNLRPEHFALLRTRPARRCAVVAFVCAGAAAYLWVPAPDEHWLSMDTGYTDLDVSRPQYLAVRIGIFALSAVLVAAFFACVPRRRTPFTALGAATMYPYLLHGLLIRAGEAAGLYPLLKDLGVTGQVLLTVGVVTLVFLLSTPPVRRLFRPLVEPRLPRRAVPAGERSKQGR; encoded by the coding sequence TTGGCAGCCGGTGGGGTCCCCGACGGAGGGGAGGTCGAGGGCGTGATGCGCCTGCGGATGCCGACCCCCGCGCCACTGCTGACGGCCCGAAGCGCGCAGGACACCCGCGACCCGTTCTTCGACAACGCGAAGTTCCTGCTGATCGTGCTGGTGGCGCTCGGCCACTCCTGGGAACAGATCGTCTACGGCACGCACGCGCTCCAAGCGGTCCACACCGTGGTGTACACGTTCCACATGCCGGCGTTCATCCTGCTGTGCGGCTACTTCTCACAGCGCTTCACCGGCCGCCCGGACCAGGTGCGCCGCCTGATCGAGGGCGTGCTGATCCCCTACCTGCTGTTCGAGCTGGCCTACTCGGCCACGAACAGCGCGGTACGGGGCGAGCCCTACGTCTTCACCCCCACCGAACCCACCTACCTCTGCTGGTTCCTCGTAGCCCTGTTCCTCTGGCGGCTGAGCACACCCCTGTGGCGGGCGATCAGTCATCCCGTGCCGATCGCCGTGCTGGTCTCCCTCGCGGCGGGCCTCACCACGATGGGCTACGACCTTGCGCTGCCGCGCGTGCTGATGTTCCTGCCCTGGTTCGTCCTCGGCCTGAACCTGCGCCCGGAGCACTTCGCCCTCCTGCGGACGCGGCCGGCCCGCCGCTGCGCCGTGGTGGCATTCGTCTGCGCCGGAGCGGCGGCGTACTTGTGGGTCCCCGCGCCCGACGAACACTGGCTGTCCATGGACACCGGGTACACGGACCTCGATGTGAGCCGGCCGCAGTACCTGGCCGTGCGCATCGGCATCTTCGCGCTCAGCGCGGTGCTGGTGGCCGCGTTCTTCGCCTGCGTGCCCCGGCGCCGTACCCCCTTCACCGCTCTCGGCGCCGCCACCATGTACCCCTACCTCCTGCACGGCCTCCTGATCCGCGCGGGCGAGGCAGCGGGCCTGTACCCGCTCCTCAAGGACCTGGGCGTGACCGGTCAGGTCCTCCTCACCGTCGGCGTCGTCACGCTGGTGTTCCTGCTGTCGACTCCGCCGGTGCGCAGACTGTTCCGCCCACTGGTGGAGCCTCGACTGCCGCGGAGAGCCGTACCGGCGGGGGAACGTTCGAAGCAGGGGCGGTGA
- a CDS encoding acetate/propionate family kinase has translation MCAQSDSPVLVADAGSSSLRLTVFGEDGTVLAEHHSDSPPGDDVSGPLRHVLDDAPAPTAVGHRIVHGGPRRRGHTLVDDEVRADLDEAADLAPLHVPPALTVLDAARELLPDVPHVACFDTVFHADMPAAARTYAVPAAWREEYGLRRYGFHGLSYAWALDRAAALLGRRPEQLHLVIVHLGGGCSACAVREGHSVDTTMGFTPLEGLVMSRRSGSVDPGALTWLQTRHHVPARDIEHALNRESGLLGLSGTSGDTRDLVRGRAAGDERAALALEVFTHHCRRGIAGMAASLDRLDALVFTGEIGEDQPEVREEVCARLPALGLTGDLRPLVAERPEVVSKPGSRVPVIVVPTGEAQQVARETRTLVAPRD, from the coding sequence ATGTGCGCCCAGAGCGACAGTCCGGTCCTGGTGGCCGACGCGGGGTCGTCGAGCCTGCGTCTGACCGTCTTCGGCGAGGACGGCACAGTCCTGGCGGAACACCACAGCGACTCTCCGCCCGGAGACGACGTTTCGGGCCCGCTGCGGCACGTACTGGACGACGCGCCGGCCCCCACCGCCGTCGGACATCGCATCGTCCACGGCGGGCCGCGACGGCGCGGCCACACCTTGGTCGACGACGAGGTCCGCGCCGACCTCGACGAGGCGGCCGATCTCGCGCCGCTGCACGTGCCGCCCGCCCTCACGGTGCTGGACGCGGCGCGCGAGCTCTTGCCGGACGTCCCGCACGTCGCGTGCTTCGACACCGTCTTCCACGCCGACATGCCTGCCGCCGCCCGCACATACGCGGTGCCCGCCGCCTGGCGCGAGGAGTACGGGCTGCGCCGCTACGGCTTCCACGGGCTCTCCTACGCCTGGGCACTCGATCGGGCCGCCGCTCTCCTGGGCCGCCGCCCCGAACAGCTGCACCTCGTGATCGTCCACCTCGGCGGCGGCTGCTCCGCGTGTGCGGTGCGCGAGGGGCACAGCGTCGACACGACGATGGGATTCACTCCGCTGGAGGGTCTGGTGATGAGCCGTCGCAGCGGCAGCGTCGACCCAGGTGCCCTGACGTGGCTGCAGACCCGGCACCACGTGCCCGCCCGCGACATCGAGCACGCCCTGAACCGCGAGTCCGGTCTGCTCGGCCTCTCCGGCACCTCCGGCGATACGCGCGACCTGGTCCGCGGCCGAGCGGCAGGAGACGAGCGGGCCGCTCTCGCCCTGGAGGTCTTCACCCACCACTGCCGCCGCGGCATCGCCGGGATGGCCGCCTCCCTGGACCGCCTCGACGCCCTGGTCTTCACCGGCGAAATCGGCGAGGACCAGCCAGAAGTACGCGAAGAGGTCTGCGCCCGACTCCCCGCGCTCGGCCTCACGGGTGACCTACGGCCGCTGGTCGCCGAACGCCCCGAAGTCGTCAGCAAGCCCGGTTCGCGGGTCCCCGTCATCGTCGTACCGACCGGAGAGGCCCAACAGGTCGCCAGAGAGACCCGCACGCTGGTGGCGCCCCGTGATTGA
- a CDS encoding glycoside hydrolase family 15 protein, whose amino-acid sequence MAYAVLHGLTSAAGGMVAAATTSLPERADTGRDYDYRYAWIRDQCYAGIAVAAHGPTLFSNGRCASCPSDS is encoded by the coding sequence ATGGCGTACGCCGTCCTGCACGGCCTGACCAGCGCCGCCGGCGGCATGGTGGCAGCGGCGACCACGTCGCTGCCCGAGCGCGCCGACACGGGGCGTGACTACGACTACCGCTACGCCTGGATCCGCGACCAGTGCTACGCCGGCATCGCGGTCGCCGCGCACGGGCCCACCCTCTTCTCGAACGGGCGGTGCGCTTCGTGTCCGAGCGACTCCTGA
- a CDS encoding DUF6328 family protein, translating into MSTTEQSVEFAGEASACRGCQDTGGAELGGEPPENARQRVNRRWNEILQETRVAQTGVQILFGFLLSVAFTPLFRELDTFDRVVYVLTVVLGASATGSLIAPVSIHRFLSGQRMKDEVVEAASRLMIFGMVLLALTIGCTLLLILRLVVPGVLAEVLVGTVMLWFGFCWYVLPMRLRRRAAARRTGELDDA; encoded by the coding sequence ATGTCCACGACGGAGCAGTCGGTCGAGTTCGCCGGAGAAGCGTCGGCCTGCCGCGGGTGCCAGGACACCGGCGGTGCGGAACTCGGCGGTGAACCCCCGGAGAACGCACGTCAACGGGTCAACCGGCGTTGGAACGAGATCCTTCAGGAGACCCGGGTCGCCCAGACCGGCGTGCAGATCCTCTTCGGATTCCTGCTCAGTGTGGCCTTCACCCCCCTGTTCCGGGAGTTGGACACGTTCGACCGGGTCGTCTACGTGCTCACCGTCGTCCTCGGCGCGTCAGCGACAGGCTCGCTGATAGCGCCCGTCTCCATCCACCGCTTCCTGTCAGGCCAGCGCATGAAGGACGAGGTGGTCGAGGCGGCGAGCCGCCTGATGATCTTCGGCATGGTGCTCCTCGCGCTGACCATCGGCTGCACGCTCCTGCTGATCCTGCGGCTCGTGGTCCCCGGTGTGCTGGCCGAGGTGCTCGTCGGCACGGTCATGCTCTGGTTCGGCTTCTGCTGGTACGTGCTGCCGATGCGCCTGCGCCGCCGCGCCGCCGCACGCCGAACCGGTGAGCTCGACGACGCCTGA